From a region of the Bacillus sp. 2205SS5-2 genome:
- a CDS encoding methyl-accepting chemotaxis protein codes for MFLLDKEAKEWYEALVEQTERKIALIITISIISMVVLIIVSASLSWVLSRRIVRPLNEVVNQAEEVAFGNLAVQLADDVNENSHYEVDKLKIAFRNMVENLRQTVSSVDAISVKVNEFSDEVTYQMKNLNEGSQSISEDIQSTASMMNDMMTEFEKNRTESEKSSQASKYALESVELGRQSVQKQLQFATELSSSPQNIKGDVEKFAQYTGEIENAAKSVREIADQTNLLACSP; via the coding sequence ATGTTTTTATTAGATAAAGAAGCCAAAGAATGGTACGAAGCATTAGTTGAACAAACCGAGCGAAAAATTGCCCTTATTATTACCATTTCAATTATTAGCATGGTTGTTCTTATCATCGTTTCTGCCAGTCTTTCATGGGTTCTATCAAGACGAATTGTTCGTCCACTGAACGAAGTTGTCAATCAAGCGGAAGAAGTTGCCTTTGGTAATTTAGCCGTTCAACTTGCCGATGATGTAAATGAGAATAGCCATTACGAAGTTGATAAATTAAAAATCGCCTTTAGAAACATGGTCGAAAATCTTCGTCAAACCGTTTCGTCTGTGGATGCCATTAGTGTAAAAGTCAATGAATTCTCTGACGAAGTTACCTATCAAATGAAAAATTTAAATGAAGGCAGTCAAAGTATATCTGAGGATATTCAATCAACTGCTTCGATGATGAATGATATGATGACAGAATTCGAAAAGAACCGCACGGAAAGTGAGAAATCATCTCAAGCAAGTAAGTATGCACTTGAATCCGTTGAACTAGGTCGACAGTCTGTTCAAAAACAACTTCAATTTGCCACCGAACTCTCTTCATCTCCCCAAAATATCAAAGGGGATGTTGAAAAATTCGCCCAATATACAGGTGAAATTGAGAATGCCGCTAAATCTGTTCGCGAAATTGCGGATCAAACCAACTTACTTGCCTGCAGCCCTTGA
- a CDS encoding methyl-accepting chemotaxis protein has protein sequence MPLNLFAKLRIKPTYLPAALEAGKGFAVVAEEVRKLAEDSSRSTHSIATMVNNIKNGISNIVASTETGHHLTKQQVESMSETESAFENISTQVSDIYSQINSLSAGMNTSNKMTLEVISAVTEETAAGTEEISASTEEQLRAFKQLDERIHTLNSMTAEMKKG, from the coding sequence ATGCCGCTAAATCTGTTCGCGAAATTGCGGATCAAACCAACTTACTTGCCTGCAGCCCTTGAAGCTGGAAAAGGTTTCGCAGTGGTAGCGGAAGAAGTCAGAAAGCTTGCTGAGGATTCAAGTCGATCGACTCATTCGATTGCTACAATGGTAAACAATATTAAGAATGGGATTTCAAACATTGTTGCTTCTACTGAAACGGGACATCATTTAACAAAACAACAAGTAGAATCAATGAGTGAAACCGAGAGTGCATTTGAAAACATCTCTACTCAAGTATCTGATATCTACAGTCAAATAAACTCCTTAAGTGCAGGGATGAACACTTCAAATAAGATGACATTAGAGGTCATCTCGGCAGTTACCGAAGAAACAGCAGCGGGAACAGAGGAGATTTCAGCATCTACCGAAGAACAACTACGTGCGTTTAAACAATTGGACGAACGGATTCATACCTTAAATAGCATGACCGCCGAAATGAAAAAAGGTTAG